One window from the genome of Leptospira broomii serovar Hurstbridge str. 5399 encodes:
- a CDS encoding FecR domain-containing protein: MNGMTPEFEPYAEFLKRTRAVSKLPDFDPSWIGKSPRFEVEAVVVETSNKSNLVELPKSSRRVFLIAAAAVLLVGIGIGGYFKFSKSQSPVVEGAILKAAVVFVKGDAKVVRDVEAPIHLGDILTEGDRIVTGSGGSVDIGLTDSSIIRLKEKSTLLLKGMRETDASQVKLSLLSGRILSLVEKEKKNANFIVDTPTVVAAVRGTSFEVDANSEESSVYVADGAVEVTPLINDEAQKVLNVGGLVVVTVQKATYYEDTDRSKKVLPEYTEMRKNLSALDKEVMETTRNLKSAKTEAELSQMYDKNIEQIILKDGRELRGVVVSQKKGKLIIQTLKGSYILDEAVVETIRY, from the coding sequence ATGAATGGGATGACACCTGAATTCGAACCCTATGCTGAGTTCCTCAAAAGAACTCGTGCCGTTTCTAAACTCCCCGACTTCGATCCTTCGTGGATTGGAAAGTCTCCCCGCTTTGAAGTGGAGGCAGTCGTTGTGGAAACCTCAAATAAGAGTAATTTAGTAGAACTTCCCAAATCAAGTCGTCGCGTCTTTTTGATCGCAGCGGCAGCAGTTCTCTTAGTTGGTATTGGTATAGGCGGATATTTCAAATTTTCCAAATCACAATCACCGGTCGTAGAAGGAGCAATCCTGAAAGCCGCAGTGGTGTTTGTAAAAGGCGATGCGAAAGTTGTTCGCGATGTGGAAGCCCCGATTCATCTGGGCGATATTTTGACCGAAGGTGATCGAATCGTTACTGGTTCCGGAGGGTCTGTCGATATCGGACTCACTGATTCTAGTATCATTCGCCTTAAAGAAAAATCGACTTTATTGTTAAAAGGAATGCGCGAGACTGATGCTTCTCAAGTTAAACTTTCTCTTTTATCGGGTAGAATTTTAAGCCTGGTGGAGAAAGAAAAGAAGAATGCAAACTTTATAGTCGACACCCCGACTGTCGTAGCAGCCGTTCGTGGTACGTCGTTTGAAGTAGATGCAAATTCCGAAGAATCTTCCGTGTATGTTGCGGATGGAGCCGTCGAAGTTACGCCGTTAATCAACGATGAAGCACAGAAAGTCTTGAACGTCGGCGGGTTAGTGGTTGTCACGGTTCAAAAAGCCACCTATTATGAAGACACGGATCGCAGTAAGAAAGTTCTTCCGGAATACACTGAAATGCGTAAGAACCTAAGCGCATTAGACAAAGAAGTTATGGAGACTACAAGAAATCTCAAGTCCGCTAAGACCGAAGCGGAACTGAGCCAAATGTATGATAAAAATATCGAGCAAATCATTTTGAAAGATGGACGTGAACTCCGCGGAGTGGTCGTTTCTCAGAAAAAAGGTAAGCTGATTATCCAAACCCTAAAAGGATCTTACATACTAGACGAAGCCGTGGTTGAAACGATTCGATACTAA
- a CDS encoding DoxX family protein, whose amino-acid sequence MLYSFFATKPGIGPLLIRMGLAICIFPHGAQKAVGWFEGSGFEVAMDYFANTLGFPYFIGVLAIVFEFTGSICISVGFLTRLWALGIAVTLSVAGLTHIDHGFFMNWFGDKGGEGFEYHILAVSMALSLVITGGGSYSIDRPIAHQLL is encoded by the coding sequence ATGCTTTACTCATTCTTCGCTACTAAACCCGGAATCGGCCCTTTATTAATAAGAATGGGTCTTGCCATCTGCATCTTCCCTCATGGAGCGCAAAAGGCCGTAGGCTGGTTTGAAGGTTCCGGCTTCGAAGTGGCAATGGATTATTTTGCGAATACTCTGGGTTTTCCTTATTTCATAGGCGTGCTAGCGATCGTATTCGAATTTACCGGTTCGATCTGCATTTCCGTGGGTTTTCTCACTCGCCTTTGGGCACTTGGAATCGCTGTAACATTGAGCGTTGCCGGATTAACTCATATAGATCACGGTTTTTTTATGAACTGGTTCGGAGATAAAGGGGGCGAGGGATTCGAGTATCATATTCTCGCAGTTTCGATGGCGCTTTCCTTAGTCATAACCGGCGGAGGCTCTTATTCCATCGACAGACCCATTGCGCATCAGCTACTATGA
- a CDS encoding ABC-F family ATP-binding cassette domain-containing protein, with translation MLQFIDIKHRFGSSTLFDKFSWHIKPGSKVALVGPNGSGKSTLFRMAEGDLIPEEGIVSRSKHTEISLFQQIPDFDFEVSVIETALKRHKHYNEYIIRSRDIHSRMDATDHDSPEFNNLLEEQSSLEEYAFTYGVHELEARARKIIGGLGFSNEQMERKVREFSPGYQHRLGLAIAILNPGNLLLLDEPTNHLDHASKEWLAEYLRSTSRSFVLVTHDPEFLNATTDTIAELNPSGVLEFKGTLEDYFEHKNELLEKLRVQFQKEEAYLKKRTEWVERFRAKATKARAVQSVIKKLEKRERVEAPEDSFWNSKTDYTFNYIPCGNMAFRVEDADFSYDGKKPDIFEGAELHVSTGDKIAVIGPNGAGKSTFLRCILGIHKLSKGVITFGPKTKIGYFSQNHHEDLDPNKSLLETVLSVYPDMSEVEARSLLGYFSFSDDRVYKKVGLLSGGEQSRLRLALLVKFGSNCLFLDEPTNHLDLVVRDNLKRALQAYPGAVLVISHDPEFLKDLCNRTISVSGGKIRDLNTSFADYLRFPPEDLQSEGGVNKPQEPSQSNESKDKTRSQRNADKNRVKKIQKEIEQIESKIALLEKNKSNSEELLADPQFYKNRSYQLELDTYNQTKLEIGRLTEQWESLQLELEELSAIV, from the coding sequence ATGCTACAGTTTATAGATATCAAGCACAGGTTCGGTAGTTCTACCCTCTTTGATAAATTTTCCTGGCATATTAAACCCGGTTCCAAGGTCGCTCTGGTCGGACCGAACGGTTCCGGAAAATCCACACTATTCCGCATGGCGGAAGGCGATCTTATTCCCGAAGAAGGAATCGTAAGCAGGTCCAAGCATACCGAAATTTCCCTCTTCCAGCAGATTCCGGATTTCGATTTCGAAGTTTCCGTCATTGAAACGGCGTTAAAGCGTCATAAACATTATAACGAATATATAATCCGTTCCCGAGATATTCATTCGCGTATGGACGCAACAGATCATGACTCTCCTGAATTTAATAATCTATTAGAAGAGCAAAGCTCTCTGGAAGAATACGCATTTACGTATGGGGTTCATGAGTTGGAAGCGAGGGCTCGCAAAATCATCGGCGGGCTAGGCTTTTCTAACGAACAAATGGAACGTAAGGTGCGAGAGTTCTCTCCCGGCTATCAGCATAGACTTGGATTAGCAATCGCAATTCTGAATCCCGGAAACCTTCTCCTTTTGGACGAGCCGACAAACCATTTGGATCATGCGTCTAAAGAATGGCTGGCAGAATATCTTAGAAGCACGAGTCGATCGTTTGTTCTGGTCACCCACGATCCTGAATTTTTGAACGCTACCACTGATACGATCGCGGAGTTAAATCCTTCGGGTGTGCTCGAATTTAAAGGGACCTTGGAAGATTACTTCGAGCATAAAAACGAACTTCTAGAAAAGCTCCGTGTGCAATTTCAAAAAGAAGAAGCTTATCTAAAAAAAAGGACGGAATGGGTCGAAAGGTTCCGTGCGAAAGCTACTAAAGCAAGGGCAGTTCAAAGCGTTATTAAGAAGCTTGAAAAAAGAGAGAGGGTGGAAGCTCCCGAAGATTCCTTTTGGAATTCGAAAACTGATTATACTTTCAATTATATTCCTTGCGGCAATATGGCATTTCGAGTAGAGGATGCGGATTTTTCCTACGACGGCAAAAAGCCCGATATCTTCGAGGGAGCCGAGCTACACGTATCGACCGGGGATAAGATAGCGGTTATCGGACCGAATGGCGCCGGCAAATCCACTTTTTTGAGATGCATATTAGGGATTCATAAATTATCCAAAGGCGTTATAACCTTCGGCCCAAAGACCAAAATCGGATATTTTTCCCAAAATCATCATGAGGATTTGGATCCGAATAAATCGCTTTTGGAAACCGTCCTTTCCGTTTATCCGGATATGTCCGAAGTTGAGGCAAGAAGTCTATTGGGGTATTTTTCTTTTTCGGACGATCGGGTATATAAGAAGGTCGGTTTACTTTCCGGAGGTGAACAGAGTCGGTTGAGATTGGCCTTGCTAGTAAAGTTCGGATCTAATTGTCTGTTTTTGGACGAACCTACGAACCATTTGGATTTAGTTGTCAGAGATAACCTGAAGCGAGCTCTGCAGGCATATCCAGGTGCGGTACTCGTAATATCGCACGACCCCGAATTTTTAAAAGATCTCTGTAATCGCACGATATCCGTTTCGGGCGGTAAAATTCGAGATTTGAATACTAGCTTTGCGGATTATCTCAGATTTCCACCTGAGGATTTGCAGTCGGAAGGCGGGGTAAACAAACCCCAAGAACCTTCGCAATCGAACGAATCGAAGGATAAAACTCGCTCGCAGAGAAACGCGGATAAAAATCGAGTTAAAAAAATTCAGAAAGAAATCGAACAAATCGAATCGAAAATAGCTTTATTAGAAAAAAATAAATCTAATTCCGAGGAACTATTAGCAGATCCTCAATTTTATAAAAATCGTAGTTACCAATTGGAATTAGACACTTATAATCAAACTAAACTTGAAATCGGTCGTTTAACCGAACAATGGGAAAGTTTGCAGTTGGAATTGGAAGAGCTTTCCGCAATCGTATAA
- a CDS encoding rhodanese-like domain-containing protein, whose translation MSPKELKTRLDARKSGNDDFYLLDVRNPNEQEICLIEGTDLLIPVTDLPAHVAELEPWKQSGKDIIVYCRSGGRSGSACVFLKSAGYAKVFNLEGGILRYSDDVDSSLAKY comes from the coding sequence ATGAGTCCAAAAGAGCTGAAAACAAGACTGGATGCCCGCAAATCGGGAAACGATGATTTTTATCTCTTGGATGTGCGTAATCCGAACGAACAGGAAATATGCCTGATAGAAGGAACGGATTTATTGATTCCAGTAACCGATCTTCCGGCTCATGTAGCGGAGCTAGAGCCGTGGAAGCAATCCGGGAAAGATATCATTGTGTATTGCCGATCGGGCGGACGGTCCGGAAGTGCCTGCGTATTTTTGAAATCGGCAGGGTATGCAAAGGTTTTTAATCTGGAAGGCGGGATTCTTAGATATTCCGATGATGTCGATTCTTCCTTAGCTAAGTATTAA
- a CDS encoding alpha/beta fold hydrolase has product MKKKVFLFASVLLLLALASAPYLRSVETEELNSEIRSKVEGKFVRLSKGLTHYRISGPENGKLVVLVHGFSTPYFIWDSTTDALERAGYKVLRFDLYGRGYSDRPNTIYDIQLFQTQLEELLSALKISGPFDIIGLSMGGPICASFVSKNSERVRKVVLIDPFSEKAKIFPLNLRGVGEYVSASVFIPALPERLTGDFLNPEKIPEGWKKKYQEQMKFRGFGSAILSTLRNLLSIDPKPVYERLAVTKKPVLLIWGEDDRTTPLATGSYVKELIKPVFLLVSKSGHLPHIERPEIVFPAMINFLSK; this is encoded by the coding sequence ATGAAAAAGAAAGTATTTCTATTCGCTTCCGTCCTATTGCTGCTGGCGCTTGCTTCAGCTCCGTATCTTAGATCCGTTGAAACCGAAGAATTAAATTCCGAAATCAGAAGTAAGGTAGAAGGAAAGTTCGTGCGTCTCTCTAAAGGGCTCACACATTATCGGATTTCCGGTCCTGAAAACGGTAAATTAGTGGTTTTAGTTCATGGATTTTCGACACCGTATTTTATTTGGGACTCAACGACGGACGCGTTAGAGCGGGCCGGTTACAAGGTTCTTCGATTCGACTTATACGGGAGAGGCTACTCGGATCGACCCAATACAATCTACGATATTCAACTTTTTCAAACCCAGTTAGAGGAACTTCTATCCGCATTAAAGATTTCCGGGCCCTTCGATATAATCGGCCTTTCTATGGGAGGACCCATTTGCGCGAGTTTCGTGAGTAAAAATTCCGAACGCGTCAGGAAAGTCGTGCTCATCGATCCTTTCTCTGAAAAGGCGAAAATTTTTCCCTTAAACCTCCGCGGAGTCGGGGAATACGTATCTGCCTCTGTTTTCATCCCTGCCCTACCTGAACGTTTAACCGGGGATTTTCTTAACCCCGAAAAAATTCCGGAAGGTTGGAAAAAGAAGTACCAGGAACAAATGAAATTCAGAGGTTTCGGCTCCGCAATCTTATCCACGCTTAGGAATCTTCTTTCTATCGATCCAAAACCTGTTTATGAACGTTTGGCCGTTACGAAAAAACCTGTATTGCTAATTTGGGGAGAAGATGATCGAACGACTCCCCTTGCCACCGGTTCCTACGTGAAAGAATTAATAAAACCCGTGTTCTTGCTGGTATCTAAGTCGGGCCATCTTCCGCATATCGAGCGTCCGGAAATCGTTTTTCCGGCAATGATAAACTTTCTTTCAAAGTAA
- a CDS encoding TetR/AcrR family transcriptional regulator, translated as MTLVATRPKRRTRNSLNKQTIVQAAMEILTEDGIDGLSMRRIAEKLDCSVASPYSHFKSQQDIIKILISQGEAQLTETLREAKLHGKNAYEKLTRIARTYYEFSGNNQELHKVMFNTVHGHMHRKAFPKLPTSYRVFLETIREGCRSGEFIITEEEYPSLARTMYSWMYGIIVLDMTGMLKKRGMGDPLDEGFLFFRKILLGDEI; from the coding sequence ATGACACTAGTAGCTACTCGCCCGAAACGGCGCACCAGAAACAGCCTTAATAAGCAGACCATCGTACAAGCTGCGATGGAAATTCTTACCGAAGATGGAATCGACGGATTGTCCATGCGAAGAATCGCTGAGAAGTTAGATTGCAGCGTTGCGAGTCCTTACTCACATTTTAAAAGCCAGCAGGATATCATTAAAATCTTAATCTCCCAGGGTGAAGCTCAACTTACGGAGACTTTGAGAGAAGCGAAATTACACGGTAAAAACGCGTACGAAAAATTAACTCGAATCGCTCGCACTTACTATGAATTTTCCGGAAATAACCAAGAGCTTCACAAAGTGATGTTCAATACCGTTCACGGTCACATGCATCGTAAAGCATTCCCGAAATTACCCACGAGCTATCGGGTATTTCTCGAAACGATCCGAGAGGGTTGTCGTTCGGGTGAATTTATTATCACTGAAGAAGAATATCCCTCACTCGCTCGAACAATGTATTCCTGGATGTATGGGATTATCGTTTTAGATATGACCGGCATGCTTAAGAAGCGCGGTATGGGTGATCCTTTAGATGAAGGATTTTTATTCTTCCGCAAAATTCTTTTGGGCGACGAGATTTAA
- a CDS encoding acetoacetate decarboxylase, which produces MKIKEKSPAKPKKKASETSSARSKGGNVATQVKKAVVTASLTKKHFPAPWHLNGEGFIFPLFANQSYNLDRGFFDEEDRKNYRGGLGSLMLVNYKSSDVGPYYEILYIPGNFEYKDRKYKRITRIFVSSQDAVDEGIRNWAIPKERADFLWQKEGSITKIEITRNGKIFLRAMIKTLGFNFPVSASPFDISFLQKTSDGEYLETAFTGRGNGKLARLESFWADDNLFPNFLNGGGFKTGLGIDPFNLDFPVANKLS; this is translated from the coding sequence ATGAAAATAAAGGAAAAAAGCCCAGCAAAACCTAAAAAGAAGGCATCCGAAACTTCTTCTGCACGCTCAAAAGGCGGCAATGTGGCTACCCAAGTCAAAAAGGCAGTAGTTACCGCCTCGTTGACTAAAAAACATTTTCCGGCGCCATGGCATCTAAATGGAGAAGGATTTATCTTTCCGCTATTTGCGAATCAATCCTATAACTTAGATAGGGGCTTTTTCGACGAGGAAGATCGCAAAAATTACCGCGGCGGTCTGGGCTCACTTATGCTCGTAAATTACAAATCTTCGGACGTAGGACCTTATTATGAGATTCTTTATATCCCGGGTAATTTTGAATATAAAGATCGAAAGTATAAGCGAATCACGCGGATTTTCGTATCAAGTCAGGACGCCGTGGACGAAGGGATTCGCAATTGGGCAATTCCGAAAGAACGTGCGGATTTCCTTTGGCAAAAGGAAGGATCTATTACGAAAATTGAAATTACTCGAAATGGAAAAATTTTTTTGAGAGCGATGATTAAGACTTTGGGGTTTAATTTTCCGGTGAGCGCCTCACCGTTCGATATTTCTTTCTTACAAAAAACGAGCGACGGTGAATATCTGGAAACTGCCTTTACCGGAAGGGGAAATGGTAAACTCGCTCGATTGGAAAGTTTTTGGGCGGATGATAACCTATTTCCGAACTTTTTAAACGGGGGCGGATTCAAGACAGGATTGGGAATCGATCCGTTTAATCTGGATTTTCCCGTTGCGAATAAACTAAGTTAA
- a CDS encoding acetyl-CoA C-acetyltransferase has protein sequence MEEAVILDGIRTPFGNFGGTLKDISAVDLGVHVSKTLLERTKINPEDITESIFGNVIPTGKEAIYLARHIGLKTGLPLSVPALTLNRLCGSGMEAIIQAAKKIYLGDAEAVLAGGSESMSNAPYVVRNARWGVRYGSSEFEDSLEQGLTDQYVGLIMGATAENLADQYKISRKEQDDWAGISQARAEKATSEGRLKEEIVSVTVGGKKPITLEKDEFIKGVASIEKLGGLKPAFREGGTVTAGNASGLNDGAAATIVTSASYAKRIGKKPLAIIRGYGHAGCDPAKMGIGPAIAIPAALKKAGLKLSDMSLVEVNEAFAAQYLAVQKELGLNPDITNVNGGAVAIGHPLGASGARVTITLAYELRRRKAKYGVASLCIGGGQGIALVIENPEV, from the coding sequence ATGGAAGAAGCGGTTATTTTAGACGGGATAAGGACGCCTTTCGGTAATTTTGGCGGGACCTTAAAGGATATCAGTGCAGTGGACTTGGGAGTTCATGTATCAAAGACTCTTTTAGAAAGAACTAAAATAAATCCGGAAGACATCACTGAATCGATTTTCGGAAATGTTATACCGACCGGAAAAGAAGCCATCTATCTGGCGAGGCATATCGGATTAAAAACCGGTCTACCTCTTAGCGTTCCTGCTCTTACTCTAAATCGGCTTTGCGGTTCCGGAATGGAGGCGATTATTCAAGCGGCTAAGAAGATTTACTTAGGTGACGCAGAGGCGGTCCTCGCCGGCGGTTCCGAATCTATGAGTAACGCACCTTACGTCGTTCGTAATGCCCGCTGGGGAGTGAGGTACGGTTCCTCCGAATTCGAAGACAGTCTCGAACAGGGGCTTACGGATCAGTATGTCGGATTGATTATGGGAGCCACTGCGGAAAATCTTGCAGATCAATACAAGATCAGTCGTAAGGAGCAAGACGATTGGGCGGGAATTTCCCAGGCGAGGGCAGAGAAGGCGACGTCGGAAGGTCGACTGAAGGAAGAGATTGTCTCCGTTACCGTCGGCGGGAAGAAGCCGATTACCTTGGAAAAGGATGAATTCATTAAAGGCGTCGCTTCGATCGAGAAACTTGGCGGTCTAAAGCCCGCATTCAGGGAGGGTGGAACCGTTACTGCCGGAAACGCCTCTGGTTTAAACGACGGCGCCGCCGCGACGATCGTTACATCAGCTTCCTATGCTAAGCGAATTGGCAAGAAACCGTTGGCTATAATTCGCGGGTATGGTCATGCCGGTTGTGATCCCGCTAAAATGGGTATCGGACCTGCTATTGCAATTCCTGCCGCACTAAAAAAAGCGGGATTAAAGCTTTCGGATATGAGTTTAGTCGAGGTAAACGAGGCCTTTGCTGCGCAATACCTAGCCGTGCAAAAAGAACTGGGATTGAATCCCGATATTACGAATGTCAACGGTGGTGCGGTCGCTATCGGTCACCCATTGGGAGCAAGCGGGGCTCGAGTTACGATTACTCTTGCTTACGAGTTGAGACGTCGCAAAGCTAAATACGGCGTAGCATCTCTATGTATCGGTGGCGGTCAAGGAATTGCCCTAGTGATAGAAAATCCCGAGGTTTAA
- a CDS encoding LLM class flavin-dependent oxidoreductase, translated as MLKLSVLDQSPIRKGSTAKQAVRETVELIQFVDRLGYHRFWVSEHHNILGLAGSSPEVLIAHIAGETNRIRVGSGGVMLPNHSSLKVAENFRMLETLFPGRIDLGVGRAPGGDRLTAAILNPGNSFVQNDFVQQLIDLKHFLTDTAEPDSIQAKVRAIPIVETVPELWILTSSGESGLLAAHFGMALSFAHFINPNGGPQAMHAYREKFQQSEALKNPQGSVGVFVLCADTEEKANELRAVMDRQLLNIEKGISEGIVSYDEIKSQRYTDAEEYRIAYNRGRMVTGTPDQVKVKLLQLAKEYQVDEIVVTTITHDFSDRLRSYELLAAAFELEEFPKK; from the coding sequence ATGCTTAAGTTGAGCGTCTTAGATCAATCGCCGATTCGAAAGGGTAGCACCGCAAAGCAAGCAGTTCGCGAAACGGTCGAACTGATACAATTCGTGGACCGTTTAGGTTATCATCGTTTTTGGGTATCAGAACATCATAATATACTGGGATTGGCCGGTTCAAGCCCGGAAGTATTAATCGCGCATATAGCGGGCGAAACGAATAGAATTCGGGTCGGTTCAGGAGGAGTCATGCTTCCGAATCATAGTTCTCTTAAAGTCGCGGAAAATTTTAGAATGTTGGAAACCCTTTTTCCAGGTAGAATCGATTTGGGTGTAGGACGAGCGCCCGGCGGAGACAGACTAACTGCTGCTATTCTGAATCCTGGAAACAGTTTTGTCCAAAACGATTTCGTACAACAACTTATTGATCTGAAGCATTTCCTTACCGATACAGCAGAGCCCGACTCTATACAGGCGAAAGTGAGGGCGATCCCGATCGTAGAAACCGTGCCCGAGCTATGGATTTTAACATCCAGCGGGGAAAGCGGACTTTTAGCGGCTCATTTTGGAATGGCATTGTCCTTTGCCCATTTCATTAATCCGAACGGAGGGCCGCAGGCGATGCATGCCTATCGAGAAAAATTTCAGCAATCGGAAGCTCTAAAGAATCCGCAAGGAAGCGTGGGAGTTTTCGTACTTTGCGCGGATACCGAAGAAAAAGCGAACGAACTTCGTGCAGTTATGGATCGGCAGCTACTCAATATCGAGAAAGGAATCAGTGAAGGAATCGTTTCTTACGATGAAATAAAATCACAACGATATACGGATGCCGAGGAATATCGTATTGCCTACAACCGGGGGAGAATGGTAACCGGAACACCGGATCAAGTTAAAGTAAAGCTCTTGCAGTTAGCGAAAGAATACCAAGTCGACGAAATTGTAGTCACTACGATTACCCATGATTTCAGCGACCGCTTACGATCCTATGAACTCTTAGCGGCTGCATTCGAATTAGAAGAATTTCCCAAAAAATAA
- a CDS encoding SDR family NAD(P)-dependent oxidoreductase — translation METHLKEKIALVTGSTAGIGLAIATQLLNEGATVFINGRTKKRVDEALVSIRKILPNAKVEGIEADFSKPEEIKTLQNKVPNIDILVNNVGIFEPKDFVDIPDEDWFRFFEVNVMSGVRLSRYYLPKMLKKNWGRILFISSESGLQIPEEMIHYGVTKSAQISLSRGLAELTKGSNVTVNSVLPGPTRSEGVEGFLQDLAKRQKSTVEAVEKQFFQSARPTSLIQRFASVEEVANLVTYLASPLSSGTNGAALRVDGGVVKSAF, via the coding sequence ATGGAAACGCACTTAAAGGAAAAAATAGCATTAGTAACCGGATCAACTGCCGGAATCGGATTGGCGATCGCTACGCAATTGTTAAACGAAGGTGCAACCGTCTTCATAAACGGCAGAACAAAGAAGCGTGTGGACGAAGCGCTGGTATCGATAAGGAAAATTCTGCCGAATGCAAAAGTAGAAGGAATCGAAGCGGATTTTTCCAAACCTGAAGAGATAAAAACCCTTCAAAATAAGGTCCCGAATATCGATATCCTCGTTAATAACGTGGGTATTTTCGAACCTAAGGATTTTGTCGATATCCCTGACGAGGATTGGTTTCGTTTCTTTGAAGTCAATGTCATGAGCGGAGTTCGACTTTCCCGTTATTATCTTCCGAAGATGTTAAAGAAAAATTGGGGACGGATCCTATTTATCTCGAGCGAATCAGGTTTGCAAATTCCTGAAGAAATGATTCATTATGGTGTGACTAAAAGCGCACAGATCTCGTTAAGCCGCGGACTTGCGGAGCTCACAAAGGGTAGCAATGTTACGGTTAACTCGGTGCTGCCCGGCCCGACTCGATCCGAAGGGGTTGAAGGTTTTTTACAAGACCTTGCTAAACGACAAAAATCGACCGTCGAAGCGGTTGAAAAACAATTTTTCCAATCGGCAAGACCTACGTCTCTAATCCAGCGCTTTGCCTCCGTCGAAGAAGTTGCAAATTTAGTAACATATTTAGCAAGTCCTCTTTCCTCCGGAACGAACGGTGCCGCATTACGAGTGGATGGTGGAGTCGTGAAGTCGGCATTTTAA
- a CDS encoding amidohydrolase family protein: MKGFIRRISGRFQTSNGSFEAVLEMDPNTGLISAIHQGSLLQAPEEGDLSFDPQESVIFSGFGDIHVHAREDETKKHIYKEDFHSAGLAAINGGVVHIADMPNNPVPPVNDVIYLRKQELANRSPIRITLYAGIGPKTKPLTLHVPYKAFMGPSVGELFFHSNEQLEDTIRHYEGQNVSFHCEDPEVLEKNQSELLHEDRRPPEAETLATDFALYLIEKYKLKGKLCHYSTGDGLQRIINAKRRGVSVTCEVTPTHLYFDRTMLTDENRHWFQMNPPLRGPGDKTMLLQGIRDGWIDYLATDHAPHSIEEKKRGTSGISQLDTYALFVTWLHRDGKISLEKIAEICSENPGEFVNEFLPKEYGKGFGKLEPGYCASFTVLNFHKPTTFRKEDIKSKSGWSPFENVTFPGSILAVIHRGLRVK; encoded by the coding sequence ATGAAAGGATTCATTCGCAGAATATCAGGCAGATTTCAAACTTCAAACGGTTCCTTTGAGGCCGTTTTGGAAATGGATCCGAATACCGGACTCATCTCAGCAATTCATCAGGGTTCTCTGCTTCAAGCGCCGGAAGAAGGAGATTTATCCTTCGATCCTCAGGAGTCCGTGATCTTTTCCGGATTCGGAGATATTCATGTTCATGCTCGAGAAGACGAGACGAAAAAGCATATTTACAAAGAGGATTTTCATTCCGCAGGATTGGCCGCAATCAACGGAGGCGTAGTACATATTGCAGATATGCCCAATAATCCGGTCCCTCCCGTTAACGATGTAATCTATCTGAGAAAGCAAGAATTAGCCAATCGATCTCCGATACGGATCACCCTCTATGCCGGGATCGGGCCAAAAACAAAACCTTTAACATTACATGTTCCTTATAAAGCATTTATGGGCCCGTCCGTAGGAGAATTATTCTTTCATTCCAACGAACAGTTGGAAGATACGATAAGGCATTATGAAGGACAAAATGTTAGCTTCCATTGCGAAGATCCGGAGGTTTTGGAAAAAAATCAAAGTGAACTCCTGCATGAGGATCGGAGGCCGCCGGAAGCCGAGACTTTGGCCACCGATTTCGCTCTTTATTTAATCGAAAAATATAAACTTAAAGGTAAGCTCTGTCATTATTCCACTGGCGACGGATTACAAAGAATAATCAATGCTAAGAGAAGAGGGGTTTCGGTAACTTGTGAAGTAACTCCGACTCATCTATATTTCGATCGAACGATGCTTACGGATGAAAACCGACATTGGTTTCAAATGAATCCTCCATTACGCGGACCTGGCGATAAAACCATGCTTCTTCAAGGTATTCGAGACGGTTGGATCGATTATCTAGCTACCGACCATGCTCCCCATTCGATAGAAGAAAAAAAAAGGGGAACCTCCGGAATCTCCCAACTAGATACCTATGCACTCTTTGTTACCTGGCTTCATCGTGACGGAAAAATTTCGCTGGAAAAAATCGCAGAAATTTGTTCGGAGAATCCCGGAGAATTTGTGAACGAATTTCTACCTAAAGAATACGGCAAGGGTTTTGGAAAATTGGAGCCAGGATATTGCGCGAGTTTTACCGTCCTTAATTTTCATAAACCGACGACCTTCCGAAAAGAGGATATCAAAAGCAAAAGCGGATGGTCTCCTTTCGAAAATGTCACGTTTCCAGGAAGCATTCTCGCGGTTATCCATCGAGGGCTCAGAGTAAAATAG